A portion of the Streptomyces coeruleoprunus genome contains these proteins:
- the hpnH gene encoding adenosyl-hopene transferase HpnH, which translates to MAMPLRQTVRVGTYLLEQKLRKREKFPLIVELEPLYACNLKCEGCGKIQHPAGVLKQRMPVAQAVGAVLESGAPMVSIAGGEPLMHPQIDEIVRQLVARRKYVFLCTNALLLRKKLGDFTPSRYFAFAVHIDGLRERHDASVAKEGVFDEAVEAIKEARRRGFRVTTNSTFFNTDTPQTVIEVLNFLNDDLKVDEMMISPAYAYEKAPDQEHFLGVEQTRELFRKAFAGGNRRRWRLNHSPLFLDFLEGKADFPCTAWAIPNYSLFGWQRPCYLMSDGYVPTYRQLVEETDWEKYGRGKDPRCANCMAHCGYEPTAVLATMGSLRESLRAARETVSGSRA; encoded by the coding sequence ATGGCCATGCCGCTCCGCCAGACCGTCCGGGTCGGGACCTATCTGCTCGAACAGAAGCTCCGCAAGCGCGAGAAGTTCCCCCTCATCGTCGAACTCGAGCCGCTCTACGCCTGCAACCTGAAGTGCGAGGGCTGCGGAAAGATCCAGCACCCGGCGGGAGTCCTGAAGCAGCGCATGCCGGTCGCCCAGGCGGTCGGCGCGGTCCTGGAGTCCGGCGCGCCGATGGTCTCCATCGCGGGCGGCGAGCCGCTGATGCACCCGCAGATCGACGAGATCGTCCGCCAGCTGGTGGCCCGGCGCAAGTACGTGTTCCTCTGCACGAACGCGCTGCTCCTCCGTAAGAAGCTCGGGGACTTCACGCCGTCGCGCTACTTCGCGTTCGCCGTGCACATCGACGGACTGCGCGAGCGGCATGACGCGTCCGTCGCCAAGGAAGGCGTCTTCGACGAGGCCGTCGAGGCCATCAAGGAGGCCCGCCGGCGCGGATTCCGGGTCACGACCAATTCCACGTTCTTCAACACCGACACCCCGCAGACCGTCATCGAGGTACTGAATTTCCTCAACGACGACCTGAAGGTCGACGAAATGATGATCTCGCCGGCCTATGCCTATGAAAAGGCCCCGGACCAGGAGCACTTCCTCGGTGTGGAACAGACCCGCGAGCTGTTCCGCAAGGCGTTCGCCGGCGGAAACCGGCGGCGCTGGCGGCTCAACCACTCCCCGCTGTTCCTCGACTTCCTCGAGGGCAAGGCGGACTTCCCCTGCACGGCGTGGGCCATCCCGAACTACTCCCTCTTCGGCTGGCAGCGCCCCTGCTACCTCATGAGCGACGGCTACGTACCGACGTACCGGCAGCTCGTCGAGGAGACGGACTGGGAGAAGTACGGCCGGGGCAAGGACCCGCGCTGCGCCAACTGCATGGCGCACTGCGGCTACGAACCGACCGCCGTCCTCGCCACCATGGGGTCGCTGCGCGAATCGCTGCGCGCCGCCCGCGAGACCGTCTCCGGCAGCCGCGCATGA
- a CDS encoding 1-hydroxy-2-methyl-2-butenyl 4-diphosphate reductase: protein MAAQPDGPGAGTGPSAGVGPSARSRASAGTGGRAAAPLLVACALGIERIALRSGARGAERSRAPGAAGRVTVLRTGMGPVSARRAVIDALAREDLRGAAVVASGFCAGLTPGMHPGDLVVADETRGPDGTTPCTATASLVEAVLRAVPGRTVHTGPLIGSDHVVRGQERTALGASGAIAVDMESAATLHAALDTGRRPVAAVRVVVDAPEHELVRIGTVRGGISAFRVLRAVLPAFSEWHRSLLLPRR, encoded by the coding sequence CAACCGGACGGCCCCGGCGCCGGTACGGGCCCCTCGGCCGGCGTGGGCCCCTCGGCGCGGTCGCGCGCCTCGGCCGGGACGGGCGGCCGGGCGGCCGCGCCGCTGCTCGTCGCCTGCGCGCTCGGCATCGAGCGGATCGCCCTGCGCAGCGGCGCCCGCGGGGCCGAGCGGAGCCGTGCGCCCGGCGCGGCCGGCCGGGTGACCGTGCTGCGCACCGGCATGGGCCCCGTCAGCGCCCGGCGCGCCGTCATCGACGCCCTGGCCCGCGAGGACCTGCGCGGCGCGGCGGTCGTCGCGTCCGGGTTCTGCGCGGGGCTCACTCCCGGCATGCACCCGGGCGACCTCGTCGTCGCCGACGAGACCCGCGGCCCGGACGGCACGACGCCCTGCACCGCCACGGCGTCGCTGGTGGAGGCCGTGCTGCGGGCCGTGCCGGGCCGGACGGTGCACACCGGCCCGCTGATCGGCTCCGACCACGTCGTCCGCGGCCAGGAGCGCACCGCGCTGGGCGCGTCGGGGGCGATCGCCGTCGACATGGAGTCGGCGGCGACCCTGCACGCCGCCCTGGACACCGGGCGCCGCCCGGTTGCCGCCGTCCGGGTGGTCGTGGACGCCCCGGAGCACGAACTGGTCCGTATCGGCACGGTCCGCGGTGGAATATCGGCTTTCCGTGTTCTCCGTGCCGTCCTTCCCGCTTTCTCTGAATGGCACCGTTCGTTGCTGCTCCCCAGGAGGTGA